Proteins co-encoded in one Listeria ivanovii subsp. ivanovii genomic window:
- a CDS encoding GW domain-containing glycosaminoglycan-binding protein, which produces MKKLLSGLIIVVMISLLGNSFTAEAATYDKIIYDKAVNLKGVVNQSKRNDGIRSKMYNVSSDSKLLGYAKKYDKKTLIITREGKTSRGAKWYYVKLGNTNIGWIDALAFKNVGKPTIADTVPALWNSKKAIITTKPKSTSATTYLFQRNSAGNWYEVRDFTSHIGKWGFDPNFSEKSSGTPVGVYRTGLAFGQKGNPGTKLTFKAITNRSYWISNSNDKAYNTWQERSSSSSADEKMKIPQYKYGMEVKYNSKRIKGKGSAVFYHIDSPHYNYTLGCVAQSEANTKEVLKFADKNTLIVLGEESRIKTFSVIN; this is translated from the coding sequence ATGAAGAAGTTATTAAGCGGTTTAATTATTGTAGTAATGATTAGCCTACTTGGGAACTCCTTTACCGCCGAAGCCGCAACGTATGACAAAATCATTTATGACAAAGCAGTTAATCTTAAAGGGGTAGTAAATCAGTCAAAAAGGAACGATGGAATTCGTAGCAAGATGTATAATGTTAGTAGTGATTCAAAACTACTTGGTTATGCTAAGAAATACGACAAAAAAACATTGATTATCACTCGTGAAGGAAAAACTTCTAGAGGAGCTAAATGGTATTACGTCAAGCTAGGCAATACGAATATCGGTTGGATTGATGCGCTTGCTTTTAAAAACGTCGGGAAACCAACCATTGCCGATACCGTACCAGCACTTTGGAACAGTAAAAAAGCAATCATTACCACAAAACCGAAGAGTACATCAGCAACAACTTATTTATTCCAAAGAAACAGCGCGGGTAATTGGTATGAAGTTCGCGATTTTACTAGTCATATTGGCAAATGGGGCTTTGATCCAAACTTCTCAGAAAAAAGTTCTGGAACTCCAGTGGGTGTTTACAGAACTGGACTTGCTTTTGGTCAAAAAGGCAATCCGGGAACGAAACTAACCTTCAAAGCCATTACAAACCGCAGTTACTGGATTTCCAATTCAAACGATAAAGCATACAATACTTGGCAAGAGCGCTCTTCTTCAAGCTCAGCCGATGAAAAAATGAAAATTCCGCAGTACAAATACGGAATGGAAGTTAAATACAATTCTAAACGAATAAAAGGAAAAGGTTCTGCCGTGTTTTATCACATAGATTCTCCTCACTATAATTACACATTAGGTTGTGTAGCGCAAAGTGAAGCAAATACCAAAGAAGTACTCAAATTTGCTGACAAAAACACGCTGATTGTCTTAGGAGAAGAGAGCCGAATTAAGACGTTTAGTGTTATCAACTAA
- the cydC gene encoding thiol reductant ABC exporter subunit CydC: protein MRKSSWIIPYIKENRGLFLLVIFLGTLTFASAGALMFTSGHLISKSSLMPESIMAVYVATVGVRAFGIMRSVSRYVERLMSHSLVLRILEKMRVRLYRLLEPQALLLKSRYKTGDILGLLAGDIEHLQNFYLTTMLPAIVSLVLYAGVVIALGVFSVPFAMLFVFLIGMLVLVLPWVSLLYARGKNAYLKQGRNGLYQKFTDAVFGISDWKFSGREKTFITNYEKDEAAMLHTENKQFHFVNWRDFFSQLVVGFMVIAMVYWSTAESRDGAFSGTMIAAFVLAIMALAEAFVPVSSAISDKSLYQDSLSRLDKVEDPTLPNFDEEMKEMERIDTQEVILKAENLTFAYDEKSPKILNGFDFTLQQGEKVAIIGRSGTGKSTFLKLVQGALLPTDGKLTMNGVEVEKLRPEIPKLTSMLNQKAHLFSTSVLNNIRLGNQGASDEEVYEAAKKVQLHDFIMRMPDGYHTQMSEMGERFSGGERGRIALARILLQNTPIVILDEPTVGLDPITERDLLATIFETLADKSLIWVTHHLVGAEKMDRVLFLEEGKTLMEGPHAELMAAEPRYKRLYQLDRPIEL, encoded by the coding sequence ATGCGGAAAAGTAGCTGGATTATCCCATATATAAAAGAAAACCGCGGCTTGTTCTTGCTTGTTATCTTCCTTGGAACGCTTACTTTTGCTTCTGCTGGGGCGCTAATGTTTACTTCAGGTCATTTGATTTCTAAATCGTCCCTAATGCCAGAATCGATAATGGCAGTATATGTTGCAACAGTTGGTGTGCGCGCATTCGGAATTATGCGTTCGGTATCACGCTACGTAGAACGACTTATGAGCCATTCTCTAGTACTGCGAATTCTAGAAAAAATGCGGGTGCGTTTATACCGCTTACTAGAGCCGCAAGCTTTGTTACTGAAATCGCGCTATAAAACGGGCGATATCTTGGGACTGCTTGCTGGGGACATTGAGCATTTGCAAAACTTCTATCTTACAACGATGCTACCGGCAATTGTAAGTTTAGTCCTTTATGCAGGGGTTGTTATCGCACTAGGTGTATTTTCGGTACCATTTGCGATGCTATTTGTTTTCTTAATTGGGATGTTGGTACTCGTTTTACCATGGGTTTCCCTTTTATATGCTCGCGGGAAAAATGCTTATTTAAAACAAGGACGAAATGGTCTTTATCAAAAGTTTACGGATGCTGTTTTTGGAATTAGCGACTGGAAATTTAGTGGTCGGGAGAAAACCTTTATTACTAACTATGAAAAAGACGAAGCGGCTATGCTTCATACAGAAAATAAGCAATTCCATTTTGTTAACTGGCGCGATTTCTTTAGTCAGTTGGTCGTTGGTTTTATGGTCATTGCGATGGTTTACTGGAGCACGGCTGAGTCACGTGATGGAGCATTTTCTGGCACGATGATTGCTGCATTTGTGTTAGCAATTATGGCACTTGCTGAAGCGTTTGTACCAGTTTCTAGCGCCATTAGTGACAAATCACTATACCAAGACTCGCTTTCTCGCTTAGATAAAGTGGAAGATCCAACACTGCCAAATTTTGATGAAGAAATGAAAGAAATGGAGCGAATCGATACACAGGAAGTCATTTTAAAAGCTGAAAACTTAACTTTTGCTTATGACGAAAAGTCTCCGAAAATCTTGAATGGCTTTGATTTTACTTTGCAACAAGGTGAAAAAGTAGCCATTATCGGTCGAAGTGGAACGGGGAAATCAACTTTTCTTAAGTTAGTCCAAGGCGCGCTTCTTCCTACTGATGGAAAATTGACGATGAATGGGGTTGAAGTAGAAAAACTTAGACCAGAGATTCCTAAACTTACATCGATGCTAAATCAAAAAGCACATCTTTTTAGTACGAGTGTGTTAAATAATATTCGATTAGGAAATCAAGGTGCTAGTGATGAGGAAGTTTACGAAGCAGCTAAGAAAGTCCAATTGCATGATTTTATTATGCGTATGCCAGATGGTTATCATACACAAATGAGTGAGATGGGTGAACGTTTTTCAGGTGGGGAACGTGGACGAATTGCGCTAGCACGAATTTTACTTCAAAATACGCCGATTGTTATTTTAGATGAGCCAACTGTTGGGCTTGATCCGATAACGGAACGAGATTTGTTAGCTACGATTTTTGAAACTTTAGCGGATAAATCATTAATTTGGGTAACGCATCACTTAGTTGGAGCTGAAAAAATGGATCGCGTGTTATTTTTAGAAGAAGGAAAAACGTTGATGGAAGGTCCGCATGCTGAATTAATGGCAGCTGAACCACGATACAAACGACTTTATCAACTAGACCGACCAATCGAATTATAA
- a CDS encoding gluconokinase, giving the protein MTSESYIMGVDIGTSSTKAVLFNEQGEVIYREAAHYELVTDETGKAEESPTEIFEAVITSIRRVMNKIDKADLRGISFSSAMYSLILAKSNGELLTECITWADGRSSEALENVKRDNYLFQLYETTGTPIHPMSPFAKICWLKEAEPELFNRAEKFVDIKAYILYRFFDVWVMDESLASGTGLYNISEHDWEFEAIEIVKLTPDFLPKVVPETYQLSGIKTEYAEMMGIPTSVPFIVGGSDGALANIGIQATGQSDVTITVGTSGAVRKLTTEFQVDSRGRTFCYGAGDGYFIAGGAVNNGGKVVEWGLNQFGSESEIKNRDFASFIAHIDEVDPGAAGLLFQPYLLGERAPFWTNDIRGGFVGLTINHTKAHFIRAILEGIAFNLAEVYEAVSAPDDIIYVTGGISAHEGWCKLLADILDREIRVPHTIEGSSLGAAIIGMRSLGILKDLNLKQTSPIKATYYPSKNTERYTELRLIFKQVSTQLLSSYSQLNSWQKKFENNS; this is encoded by the coding sequence TTGACGAGTGAATCTTACATAATGGGTGTAGATATCGGAACTTCCAGCACGAAAGCAGTCCTTTTTAATGAGCAAGGCGAGGTGATTTACCGGGAAGCGGCTCATTATGAATTAGTGACGGATGAGACAGGTAAAGCAGAAGAAAGTCCAACTGAAATTTTCGAGGCAGTGATTACATCTATTCGTCGTGTGATGAACAAGATAGATAAAGCAGATTTGCGTGGAATATCTTTTAGCTCGGCGATGTACAGTTTAATTTTGGCTAAAAGTAACGGAGAACTTCTAACCGAATGTATTACTTGGGCGGATGGACGGAGCAGTGAGGCGCTGGAAAATGTAAAGCGGGATAATTACCTATTTCAACTGTATGAAACGACAGGGACGCCGATACACCCGATGAGCCCGTTTGCAAAAATTTGCTGGTTAAAAGAAGCAGAACCCGAGCTATTTAATCGAGCAGAAAAATTTGTCGATATTAAAGCCTATATTTTGTATCGGTTTTTTGATGTTTGGGTAATGGACGAATCTTTAGCATCTGGAACAGGGCTTTACAATATTTCGGAACATGATTGGGAATTTGAAGCAATAGAAATCGTGAAATTAACCCCTGATTTTTTGCCAAAAGTGGTTCCGGAAACATACCAATTAAGCGGGATTAAAACAGAATATGCGGAAATGATGGGGATCCCGACAAGTGTTCCATTTATTGTTGGTGGTAGTGATGGCGCACTCGCAAATATCGGAATTCAAGCAACTGGGCAGAGTGACGTGACGATTACTGTTGGCACAAGTGGTGCTGTCAGAAAATTAACGACCGAATTTCAAGTCGATTCACGCGGTCGTACTTTTTGTTATGGGGCGGGAGATGGTTATTTTATTGCCGGTGGAGCAGTAAACAATGGTGGGAAAGTGGTTGAATGGGGTCTTAACCAATTTGGATCAGAAAGTGAAATTAAGAACCGTGATTTTGCTAGTTTTATTGCCCATATCGATGAAGTGGACCCGGGAGCAGCAGGGCTATTATTCCAGCCATATTTACTTGGAGAACGCGCTCCTTTTTGGACGAATGATATCCGCGGTGGGTTCGTTGGGCTCACGATTAATCACACCAAAGCACATTTTATCAGAGCGATTTTGGAAGGAATTGCTTTTAATCTTGCCGAAGTGTATGAGGCGGTTTCAGCACCTGATGATATTATCTATGTAACGGGCGGGATTTCTGCTCATGAAGGTTGGTGCAAGCTACTTGCTGATATTTTGGACCGAGAAATTCGTGTTCCACATACAATTGAAGGATCAAGCTTAGGAGCAGCTATTATTGGAATGCGTTCACTTGGAATACTAAAAGACCTAAATCTAAAGCAAACGTCACCAATTAAAGCGACTTATTATCCTAGTAAAAATACGGAACGATACACAGAATTACGATTGATTTTTAAACAAGTATCTACCCAGCTATTGTCTAGCTATAGCCAATTAAATAGTTGGCAAAAGAAGTTTGAAAATAACAGCTAA
- a CDS encoding DUF3188 domain-containing protein encodes MKIVNALFIISIGLIIIMFSPAYGKDGMASVPILVTGLVVVLIGCLFIVLKLRKDKKEKNKKESIEK; translated from the coding sequence ATGAAAATTGTTAATGCACTATTTATAATTAGTATTGGCCTTATTATTATTATGTTTAGTCCTGCTTATGGAAAAGATGGCATGGCTAGTGTGCCTATTTTAGTTACTGGACTTGTGGTTGTTTTGATTGGCTGCCTTTTTATCGTGCTAAAACTGCGTAAAGATAAGAAAGAAAAGAATAAGAAGGAGTCGATTGAAAAGTGA
- the cydD gene encoding thiol reductant ABC exporter subunit CydD — protein MGKDLRNYKGIKKIMAILAVFTLIQGAAIIVMAITLARAITDLFHEHAFQSVTLQIGLFAGAYFLRHFLNVWKKQIVYRYASNLAKTMREGLLDSLFALGPRFARAEGTGKVVTMVMEGVADFRNYLELFLPKMMNMAIIPAMIWIYIAFQDWTSAFILMITLPILIVFMIILGLAAKKQADSQFETYRVLSNHFVDSLKGLETLKYLGLSHEHEGKIASVSSRYRKATMKTLRVAFMSSFAMDFFTMLSIALVALFLGLGLIDGNMNLPIALSVLILAPEYFLPVREVGSDYHATLDGQEAGRVIQGIIDRAKNEKHEDSALSLTTFDENTNFSFENITVKHGDGDAESLHQASFTVNGFEKIGIIGATGAGKSTLIDVLSGFLNPTSGEFRCKGKVGDTLSSPDWQTQVTYIPQHPYLFHDTIAGNIRFYHPNATEAEIEKAAESAGLNQLVAGLENGYETLVGESGRMLSGGQEQRVALARAFLTDRPVVLMDEPTAHLDIETEYELKKPMLDLFENRLVFFATHRLHWMLEMDRIIVLDHGAVVETGTHDELLEKKGFYYDLVKAQLEEV, from the coding sequence ATGGGAAAAGATTTAAGGAACTACAAAGGAATTAAAAAAATAATGGCGATACTCGCAGTTTTCACGCTTATTCAAGGTGCTGCAATTATCGTTATGGCAATAACGCTTGCTCGTGCAATTACAGATTTATTTCATGAGCACGCATTTCAATCAGTCACACTACAAATAGGTCTCTTTGCAGGGGCCTATTTCTTGCGTCACTTTTTGAATGTATGGAAAAAACAAATCGTTTACCGTTATGCTTCTAACTTAGCGAAAACGATGCGGGAAGGGTTGCTGGATAGTTTGTTTGCGCTTGGTCCACGTTTTGCCCGTGCGGAAGGAACTGGGAAAGTTGTAACGATGGTGATGGAAGGTGTAGCAGATTTCCGAAATTATTTGGAGCTGTTTCTACCGAAAATGATGAACATGGCAATTATTCCGGCGATGATTTGGATTTATATCGCATTTCAGGACTGGACATCGGCCTTTATTTTGATGATTACTTTGCCAATTTTAATTGTATTTATGATTATTTTAGGGCTAGCTGCAAAGAAACAAGCAGACTCGCAATTTGAAACGTATCGCGTGCTTTCGAATCATTTTGTCGATTCGTTAAAAGGCTTAGAAACGTTGAAATACTTAGGGTTAAGCCATGAACATGAAGGGAAAATTGCTTCAGTTAGTTCGCGTTACCGAAAAGCGACGATGAAAACCTTGCGTGTGGCCTTTATGTCGTCGTTTGCGATGGACTTCTTTACGATGCTTTCGATTGCCCTTGTGGCGTTATTTCTTGGACTTGGCTTGATTGATGGCAATATGAACCTGCCAATTGCGTTAAGTGTGCTGATTCTTGCGCCAGAGTATTTTTTGCCAGTGCGTGAGGTTGGCTCGGATTACCACGCGACACTTGACGGACAAGAAGCTGGACGAGTTATTCAAGGAATTATTGATCGTGCTAAGAATGAAAAACATGAAGACAGTGCTCTTTCACTAACGACTTTTGATGAAAATACGAATTTCTCATTTGAAAATATTACGGTTAAACATGGCGATGGTGATGCAGAATCACTACATCAAGCAAGTTTTACAGTAAATGGTTTTGAGAAAATCGGGATTATTGGTGCAACTGGTGCTGGGAAATCGACGCTGATTGATGTATTAAGTGGCTTTTTAAACCCTACTTCTGGTGAGTTTCGCTGTAAAGGTAAAGTTGGTGACACGCTCTCATCGCCGGACTGGCAAACACAAGTAACCTATATTCCACAACACCCGTATCTTTTTCATGATACAATTGCTGGAAATATCCGGTTTTACCATCCTAATGCTACAGAAGCAGAGATAGAAAAAGCGGCGGAATCAGCTGGTTTAAATCAGTTAGTTGCCGGACTTGAAAATGGATACGAAACGCTTGTCGGGGAATCTGGTAGAATGCTGAGTGGCGGACAAGAACAGCGCGTGGCACTTGCGCGGGCTTTCTTGACTGATCGTCCGGTTGTATTAATGGACGAACCAACTGCTCATTTAGATATTGAAACAGAATACGAACTAAAAAAGCCGATGCTAGATTTATTTGAAAATCGACTGGTCTTTTTTGCAACACATCGCTTGCACTGGATGCTTGAAATGGACCGGATAATTGTTCTCGACCATGGGGCTGTGGTTGAAACAGGTACACATGACGAACTACTTGAGAAAAAAGGTTTCTATTACGATTTAGTTAAAGCCCAATTGGAGGAAGTATAA
- a CDS encoding LPXTG cell wall anchor domain-containing protein, producing MKKFRGLVFTALFTCLIIPFSLAANAETNETGNNQPNIEEKTTNSTENTVPEVDSKTTEPAKDATTTKTLQTTIDITDSPEVYTYEQNSEISLTDFTKTLSKHTGTELTNYRLADGSELTTKAAGMKEVTLLGDTKDGDTTAVKLNYLVKAPVSTLTVTNLNFDLETKIFSGKTKPFASVYMSSPEDENFGEGRVEADKDGNFYASWATTPKKITAYAFDDTGNFSEEVTYTVPAKKENAAVVKAPADVKKIENNHSVKSVTTTASEASKKVADPESDLPDTGDQGVEWIFVVAGVIVILIAIVLLRKRKK from the coding sequence ATGAAAAAATTCCGCGGACTAGTATTCACAGCATTGTTCACTTGTCTAATCATCCCATTTTCATTGGCAGCAAACGCTGAAACGAATGAAACTGGTAATAATCAACCTAATATTGAGGAAAAAACAACCAATTCCACTGAAAATACGGTTCCAGAAGTAGATTCAAAAACAACAGAACCAGCGAAAGACGCTACTACAACAAAAACGCTACAAACAACCATTGATATTACCGATTCACCGGAAGTCTACACATACGAACAAAATAGTGAGATTAGTTTAACTGACTTCACAAAAACGTTAAGCAAGCATACAGGAACAGAACTAACCAATTACCGTTTAGCAGATGGCAGTGAATTAACTACAAAAGCAGCAGGCATGAAAGAAGTAACGTTGCTCGGTGATACGAAAGACGGTGACACAACCGCCGTTAAACTTAACTACTTAGTAAAAGCACCAGTCTCAACATTAACGGTTACTAATTTGAATTTTGATTTAGAAACGAAAATTTTCTCTGGCAAAACAAAACCTTTTGCTAGTGTTTATATGAGTTCACCAGAAGATGAAAACTTTGGAGAAGGTCGCGTTGAAGCAGATAAAGATGGTAATTTCTATGCTTCTTGGGCTACCACGCCGAAAAAAATTACTGCATACGCATTTGATGATACTGGCAATTTTAGCGAAGAAGTAACTTATACCGTCCCAGCTAAAAAAGAAAATGCAGCAGTTGTTAAAGCCCCAGCTGATGTAAAAAAAATCGAAAATAACCATTCAGTAAAAAGCGTGACAACTACAGCTTCAGAAGCATCAAAAAAAGTAGCAGATCCGGAGTCTGACCTACCAGATACGGGTGATCAAGGCGTTGAATGGATTTTTGTTGTAGCCGGTGTTATAGTTATCCTTATAGCAATAGTACTGCTTAGAAAACGTAAAAAATAA
- the dnaX gene encoding DNA polymerase III subunit gamma/tau has product MAYQALYRVFRPQSFQDVVGQEHVTKTLKNAIVQNKTSHAYLFSGPRGTGKTSAAKIFAKAINCEHGHDGEPCNECDICKGTTDGSIPDVLEIDAASNNGVEEIRDIREKVKYAPTVAKYKVYIIDEVHMLSTGAFNALLKTLEEPPKHVIFILATTEPHKLPLTIISRVQRFDFKRITTQDIIGRLEFILKEEKTPYDEKALMIVARAAEGGMRDALSLLDQVISYGSEEVTVDDALEITGSIAQGLLTKLVSAAFDGDAAEAISTLTALLAEGKDPVRLVEDLLVFFRDVLLYQKAPNLEETLERALIDDEFVSLAKRANSFKIYEFVKILNTAQQQMRFSNHPGIYVEVALVQLTQAGQTVGESAAPVEVASGDVSALKQQMEQLQLELQTLKKQIASGAGVAPTEKPAQNRGGSKKQINNGKQFKAPIGKINHVLGEAKKENLQLIRGCWGELLSMLMASQAALLNDAEPVAASLDTFVLKFKHEIHCQMAMDNPNFVETITSSIAKLTQVNYTFIGIPEDQWAEVRENFLHSHGGNGDSEEGANPEARKPAEDPFVLEATKLVGEDLLEIKD; this is encoded by the coding sequence ATGGCGTATCAGGCTTTGTATCGGGTTTTTCGGCCGCAGTCGTTTCAGGATGTTGTGGGACAGGAACATGTGACGAAAACGCTTAAGAATGCCATTGTGCAAAATAAAACTTCGCATGCTTATTTATTCTCGGGACCTCGGGGGACTGGGAAGACGAGTGCGGCGAAGATTTTTGCGAAGGCGATTAACTGTGAACACGGTCATGACGGAGAGCCTTGTAATGAATGTGATATTTGTAAGGGCACAACGGATGGCTCTATACCAGATGTTCTTGAAATTGATGCTGCCAGTAATAACGGGGTTGAAGAGATTCGAGATATCCGGGAAAAAGTAAAATATGCGCCAACTGTGGCGAAATATAAAGTATATATTATCGATGAAGTGCATATGTTATCGACGGGAGCGTTTAATGCGCTATTAAAAACACTAGAAGAACCGCCAAAACATGTCATTTTTATTTTGGCAACAACAGAACCTCATAAATTACCACTAACAATTATTTCCCGTGTACAGCGATTTGATTTTAAACGGATTACGACACAAGATATTATTGGACGCTTAGAATTCATTTTAAAAGAAGAAAAAACCCCTTATGATGAAAAAGCGCTAATGATTGTGGCGCGTGCAGCTGAAGGTGGGATGCGTGATGCGCTTAGCCTACTTGACCAAGTGATTTCTTATGGGTCAGAAGAGGTAACCGTGGATGATGCGCTTGAAATTACTGGTTCCATTGCTCAAGGATTACTGACAAAGCTTGTAAGTGCGGCTTTTGACGGCGATGCTGCAGAAGCGATTTCGACATTGACTGCTCTACTTGCTGAAGGAAAAGACCCAGTCCGACTTGTGGAAGATTTACTAGTGTTCTTTAGAGATGTATTGCTGTATCAAAAAGCACCAAATCTAGAAGAAACGCTAGAACGAGCTTTGATTGATGATGAGTTTGTCTCACTTGCTAAACGAGCGAATTCGTTCAAGATATATGAATTTGTTAAAATTTTAAATACCGCACAGCAACAAATGCGCTTTTCTAATCATCCAGGTATTTATGTGGAAGTAGCGCTTGTTCAGTTAACACAAGCAGGACAAACAGTTGGTGAAAGTGCCGCACCTGTTGAAGTTGCTAGCGGAGATGTATCAGCTTTAAAACAACAAATGGAGCAACTGCAACTAGAACTTCAAACTCTCAAAAAACAAATCGCAAGTGGAGCGGGAGTGGCCCCAACTGAGAAGCCAGCACAAAACCGGGGTGGCTCCAAAAAACAAATTAATAACGGTAAACAATTTAAAGCACCAATTGGTAAAATTAATCATGTACTAGGTGAGGCTAAGAAAGAGAATTTGCAGTTAATTCGTGGTTGTTGGGGTGAACTATTATCCATGTTAATGGCGTCTCAAGCAGCACTTTTAAATGATGCGGAACCTGTGGCTGCATCTCTAGACACTTTTGTGTTAAAATTTAAGCATGAGATTCACTGCCAAATGGCGATGGATAATCCAAACTTTGTAGAAACCATTACGTCGAGTATTGCAAAGCTTACACAAGTTAATTATACTTTTATTGGAATCCCAGAAGATCAATGGGCTGAAGTAAGAGAAAATTTCCTGCATAGTCATGGCGGAAACGGGGATTCAGAGGAAGGTGCAAATCCAGAAGCTAGAAAACCAGCTGAAGATCCATTTGTTTTAGAAGCGACAAAACTAGTTGGTGAAGATTTGCTTGAAATTAAAGATTAA
- a CDS encoding DUF3284 domain-containing protein, protein MNVTQKLYISQKECFDTIVSSAIYDVKNATGKTVQRHKLEGHKYQRTMSNGALATTKIVQVKPYELYQFETSSRVNTHTTTYTIKSTSETTCEVTYNELIETEKTLNKMNNIIVGFMFGFFRKKRVKNLLKSIELSVINESKKKQEKSAAKSEQ, encoded by the coding sequence GTGAATGTAACACAGAAATTGTATATATCCCAAAAAGAGTGCTTTGATACCATCGTCAGCTCAGCGATTTATGATGTGAAAAACGCTACTGGAAAAACAGTTCAAAGACATAAATTAGAAGGACATAAATATCAAAGAACTATGTCTAATGGTGCGCTTGCTACAACCAAAATTGTTCAAGTAAAACCTTACGAACTATATCAATTCGAAACAAGCAGCCGAGTAAATACACATACAACCACTTATACGATTAAATCAACAAGTGAGACAACTTGCGAAGTGACATATAACGAATTAATTGAAACAGAAAAAACGTTGAATAAAATGAATAATATTATCGTTGGCTTTATGTTTGGCTTTTTCCGTAAGAAACGCGTCAAAAACTTGCTGAAATCGATTGAGCTTTCGGTTATTAATGAAAGTAAAAAGAAGCAAGAGAAGTCAGCGGCGAAAAGTGAACAATAG
- a CDS encoding PTS sugar transporter subunit IIC, with protein sequence MNGLTAFLEKYFVPVAAKIGSQKHLVALRDAFISTMPITMAGSIAVLLNAFFRDFPTDWGWTGFVSAMQPLIEVNGYVYNGTLAIVSIIFAFSLGYNLSKVYEVDRLAGGLVSLAAFVMNLTVTVSLDAVKAAIAASNANFDVNTLPKEFAGIYGFFSLSQVNGTGLFTAMIFGFISTIIYAKLMRRNIIIKMPDTVPPAVSKAFAAIIPALVALYVVGIIDWAFFKVTNMDVITWISKTIQEPLLSLSQGYGAVLLVTFLVQLLWFFGIHGPNVLAPVLESLWGTAQLQNISAAQEGVKLPFEWVRGSFDAYVWMGGSGGTLVLIIALLMFSKRADARTVAKLSLAPGIFNINEPIMFGLPIVLNTIYLIPFIIAPMIMVTIAYFATTLGLVGPVKIAVVWVMPPLLNSFLATGGDWMAPVISLINMVVAFLIWVPFVITANRVGVPEEEMKA encoded by the coding sequence ATGAATGGATTAACAGCATTTTTAGAAAAGTATTTTGTGCCAGTAGCTGCGAAAATTGGTTCGCAAAAACATTTAGTTGCTTTGCGTGATGCATTTATTTCAACAATGCCGATCACAATGGCTGGTTCGATTGCAGTACTTTTAAATGCCTTTTTCAGAGATTTTCCAACTGACTGGGGATGGACAGGTTTTGTTTCAGCTATGCAACCGCTGATTGAAGTTAATGGATATGTATATAATGGGACGCTTGCAATTGTTTCGATTATTTTTGCTTTTTCACTCGGGTATAATTTATCAAAAGTGTATGAAGTGGATCGTCTAGCTGGGGGGCTAGTATCACTTGCTGCTTTTGTCATGAACTTAACGGTTACTGTTAGCTTAGATGCAGTAAAAGCTGCGATTGCGGCTTCTAATGCTAATTTTGATGTAAATACACTACCAAAAGAATTTGCTGGGATTTATGGGTTCTTTAGCCTTAGCCAAGTCAATGGTACAGGTTTGTTTACTGCAATGATTTTTGGTTTTATCTCTACTATTATTTATGCAAAACTTATGCGTAGAAATATTATTATTAAAATGCCGGATACAGTTCCGCCAGCAGTAAGTAAAGCATTTGCAGCGATTATTCCTGCGCTTGTGGCACTTTATGTTGTTGGTATTATTGACTGGGCATTCTTCAAAGTTACTAATATGGATGTTATTACTTGGATTTCTAAAACAATTCAAGAGCCATTATTATCACTTTCGCAAGGTTATGGAGCTGTTTTATTAGTTACGTTCCTTGTTCAATTACTATGGTTCTTTGGAATTCATGGACCAAACGTTCTTGCACCGGTCTTAGAGTCACTATGGGGTACGGCACAATTGCAAAACATTAGTGCAGCACAAGAAGGTGTTAAATTACCGTTCGAATGGGTACGTGGTTCTTTCGATGCTTACGTATGGATGGGTGGATCAGGCGGAACACTCGTACTAATTATCGCGTTACTAATGTTCTCGAAACGAGCGGATGCACGAACAGTGGCAAAATTATCACTTGCTCCGGGTATATTTAATATCAATGAACCAATCATGTTTGGTTTACCGATTGTATTAAATACGATCTACTTAATTCCATTCATTATTGCACCAATGATAATGGTTACTATTGCTTACTTTGCAACAACTCTTGGGCTGGTTGGGCCAGTTAAGATTGCTGTAGTTTGGGTAATGCCGCCACTATTAAACTCATTCCTAGCAACTGGAGGAGACTGGATGGCACCGGTCATTTCACTCATAAATATGGTCGTAGCCTTCTTGATTTGGGTTCCGTTTGTTATTACCGCAAATCGGGTTGGTGTGCCAGAAGAAGAGATGAAAGCTTAG